The following proteins are co-located in the Paraburkholderia phytofirmans PsJN genome:
- the kdpB gene encoding potassium-transporting ATPase subunit KdpB: MTEHNATRSMFDPALLRPAIVDSFKKLTPRTQFRNPVMFCVYVGSILTTILWIAALGGQAEAPAGFILAVTLWLWFTVLFANFAEALAEGRSKAQAASLRSAKKDVMAKKLNEPHPKSPIRILTASDLRKGDVVLVETGDVIPADGEVIDGVASVDESAITGESAPVIRESGGDFSSVTGGTRVLSDWIVVRVTANPGEAFLDRMIAMVEGAKRQKTPNEIALTILLVALTIVMLLATATLLPFSMFSVEAAKAGHVVTITALVALLVCLIPTTIGGLLSAIGVAGMSRMMQANVIATSGRAVEAAGDVDVLLLDKTGTITLGNRQASQFVPAPGLTEEALADAAQLSSLADETPEGRSIVVLAKQRFNIRQRDMASLHATFLAFTAQTRMSGVDLPGREIRKGAADAVKNYVEANGGRFPNEVSNAVAEVARRGSTPLVVAEKGEQGARVLGVIELKDVVKGGIKERFAELRKMGIKTIMVTGDNRLTAAAIAAEAGVDDFLAEATPEAKLATIRAHQAEGRLVAMTGDGTNDAPALAQADVAVAMNTGTQAAKEAGNMVDLDSNPTKLIEIVEIGKQMLMTRGSLTTFSIANDVAKYFAIIPAAFATTYPALNALNVMHLATPASAIMSAVIFNALIIVLLIPLALKGVRYRALGAAILLRRNLLVYGLGGIIVPFIGIKLIDMVLAAFGWV; encoded by the coding sequence ATGACTGAACATAATGCAACCCGGTCCATGTTCGACCCAGCGCTGCTGCGCCCGGCGATCGTGGACTCCTTCAAGAAGCTGACGCCGCGCACGCAGTTCCGCAATCCGGTGATGTTCTGCGTGTACGTGGGCAGCATTCTCACGACCATTCTCTGGATCGCCGCGCTCGGCGGCCAGGCCGAGGCGCCCGCGGGCTTCATTCTCGCGGTCACGTTGTGGCTGTGGTTCACGGTGCTGTTCGCCAACTTCGCGGAAGCGCTCGCCGAAGGCCGCTCGAAGGCCCAGGCCGCGTCGCTGCGCAGCGCGAAGAAAGACGTGATGGCCAAGAAGTTGAACGAGCCGCATCCGAAGTCGCCGATCCGCATTCTGACGGCTTCAGATCTGCGCAAGGGCGACGTCGTGCTGGTCGAAACCGGCGACGTGATTCCTGCCGACGGCGAAGTAATCGACGGTGTCGCGTCGGTCGACGAATCGGCGATCACGGGCGAGTCCGCGCCGGTGATCCGCGAGTCGGGCGGCGACTTTTCGTCGGTGACGGGCGGCACGCGCGTGCTGTCGGACTGGATCGTGGTGCGTGTCACCGCGAATCCGGGCGAAGCGTTCCTCGACCGCATGATCGCGATGGTGGAAGGCGCAAAGCGTCAGAAGACGCCGAATGAAATCGCGCTGACCATTCTGCTGGTTGCGTTGACGATCGTGATGCTGCTCGCCACCGCCACGCTGCTGCCGTTCTCGATGTTCTCGGTCGAAGCCGCGAAAGCGGGCCACGTGGTGACGATTACCGCGCTGGTCGCGCTGCTGGTGTGTCTGATTCCGACGACCATCGGCGGTTTGTTGTCGGCGATCGGCGTGGCCGGTATGAGCCGGATGATGCAGGCGAACGTGATCGCCACCTCGGGCCGCGCCGTGGAAGCAGCCGGCGACGTCGACGTGCTGTTGCTCGACAAGACCGGCACCATCACGCTCGGCAATCGCCAGGCTTCGCAGTTCGTGCCGGCGCCGGGTTTGACGGAAGAAGCGCTTGCGGACGCCGCGCAACTATCGTCGCTCGCCGACGAAACGCCGGAAGGCCGCAGCATCGTCGTATTGGCGAAGCAGCGCTTCAACATTCGTCAACGCGACATGGCCTCGCTGCATGCCACGTTCCTCGCGTTCACCGCGCAAACGCGCATGAGCGGCGTCGATCTGCCGGGCCGCGAAATTCGCAAGGGCGCGGCCGACGCGGTGAAGAACTACGTCGAGGCCAACGGTGGCCGTTTCCCGAATGAAGTAAGCAACGCCGTGGCCGAAGTCGCGCGGCGCGGCAGTACGCCGCTGGTGGTCGCCGAAAAAGGCGAGCAGGGCGCGCGCGTGCTCGGCGTGATCGAGTTGAAGGACGTGGTGAAGGGCGGCATCAAGGAACGTTTCGCCGAACTGCGCAAGATGGGCATCAAGACCATCATGGTGACGGGCGACAACCGCTTGACGGCGGCGGCGATCGCCGCGGAAGCCGGCGTCGACGATTTCCTCGCCGAAGCCACACCTGAAGCGAAGCTCGCCACGATCCGCGCGCACCAGGCTGAAGGCCGCCTCGTGGCGATGACCGGCGACGGCACCAACGACGCCCCGGCGCTTGCACAGGCCGACGTCGCGGTGGCGATGAACACGGGCACGCAGGCCGCTAAAGAAGCGGGCAACATGGTCGACCTCGATTCGAATCCGACCAAGCTGATCGAGATCGTGGAGATCGGCAAGCAGATGCTGATGACGCGCGGTTCGCTCACCACCTTCTCGATTGCCAACGACGTCGCCAAATACTTCGCGATCATTCCGGCCGCGTTCGCCACGACCTATCCGGCACTGAACGCGCTGAACGTGATGCATCTGGCCACGCCCGCCTCGGCGATCATGTCGGCGGTGATTTTCAACGCGCTGATCATCGTGTTGCTGATTCCGCTGGCGCTCAAGGGCGTGCGTTATCGCGCGCTCGGCGCGGCGATCCTGCTGCGCCGCAATCTGCTGGTCTACGGTTTGGGCGGGATCATCGTGCCGTTCATCGGCATCAAGCTGATCGATATGGTGCTGGCCGCATTCGGTTGGGTCTAA
- the kdpC gene encoding potassium-transporting ATPase subunit KdpC, protein MKNLFRPLIVIFAVLTAVTGLAYPAVMTAVGQAAFSDQANGSMLEQDGKVVGSKLIGQQFDAPQYFWGRLSATSPMPYNAQGSGGSNLGPTNPALLDEIKGRIDALKTAGTDMSKPVPVDLVTSSGSGLDPEISPAAAAYQIERVAKARKLAANDVQALVDRYTSGRQFGILGEPRVNVLQLNLALDEMKHG, encoded by the coding sequence ATGAAAAATCTGTTCCGTCCGTTGATCGTGATTTTCGCGGTGCTCACCGCCGTGACCGGGCTTGCTTATCCTGCCGTTATGACCGCCGTCGGTCAGGCGGCCTTCAGCGATCAGGCTAACGGCAGCATGCTCGAACAGGACGGCAAGGTGGTCGGCTCGAAGCTGATCGGCCAGCAGTTCGATGCGCCGCAATACTTCTGGGGCCGCCTGTCGGCCACCAGCCCGATGCCGTACAACGCGCAGGGTTCGGGTGGTTCGAATCTCGGCCCGACCAATCCGGCGTTACTCGACGAAATCAAAGGCCGTATCGACGCGTTGAAAACGGCCGGCACGGATATGTCGAAGCCGGTGCCGGTGGATCTGGTGACGTCGTCGGGCAGCGGTCTCGATCCGGAGATCAGCCCGGCCGCGGCGGCTTATCAGATCGAGCGCGTCGCCAAGGCACGCAAGCTCGCGGCGAACGACGTGCAGGCGCTGGTGGATCGTTACACGAGCGGCCGTCAGTTCGGTATTCTCGGTGAGCCGCGCGTGAACGTGCTGCAACTGAATCTGGCGCTTGACGAAATGAAGCACGGCTGA
- a CDS encoding DUF4118 domain-containing protein, with translation MNRPDPDELLDKLQRDEEKRQRGRLKIFFGASAGVGKTYAMLQAARRRHDEGADVVVGIAETHGRTETAALLDGLDVLPLAQIEYRGRKLGEFDLDAALARKPALILVDELAHSNVQGARHLKRWQDVYELLDAGIDVYTTVNVQHLESLNDVVGQITGIRVWETVPDRVFDRADEVTLVDLPAEELLDRMRDGKVYMPQQAERAVRNFFRKGNLIALRELALRRTADRVDAQMHEYRADRSIQRIWQARERLLVCVGPGPEAPMLVRAAARLAASLKADWIAVYVETPALQRLPDARRERTLNALKLAAELGAETATLATADAAVALIGYAQARNVSKLVAGASARTGLRRWLRRPLGERIAEKAADLDLTLIRASSERDGGEHRHLLNTTANAWREALSAARERRSPPRAYGFALLICAAITLLASQLIDHIDLTNLVMLYLLGVIFAAVKLGRGPGVVLSFMSVAAFDFFFVPPRMSLSVSDTQYLLTFFGMLLTSLVISHLTSSLRREASVARRREQRTGAMYAMARELAAALTTEQIVGIGSRHVSEVFGARVAILLPDSADQVKQKIEDPDATITLEGELLDSDVGQWVYDQQKPAGHGTDTLPAAAALYLPLKAPMRTRGVLAVVMRDEGELDVPEQQRMLDAFAAQIALALERVHYVDIARDALVNMESERLRNSLLSAISHDLRTPLTTIVGFSSMLAQAPDAQPNGELVEAIHEEALRMTGIVTNLLDMARLQAGSLQLNQQWTLLEETVGAALRACKRVLTNHPVRVKLPADLPLLHLDAVLMERLFSNLFENAAKYTAPATPLTIGAQRLDADGKSFVRVTVDDSGPGLPAGMEARVFEKFTRGEKESAKPGIGLGLAICRAIVEAHGGTIGALNRMSADGRVEGARFWFTLPVDTPPDAPDALENEGADSLTHADTGGDSTLNPLSKPSHE, from the coding sequence ATGAACCGCCCCGATCCCGATGAGTTGCTCGACAAGCTGCAACGCGACGAAGAAAAACGTCAGCGAGGCAGGCTGAAGATTTTTTTCGGCGCGTCGGCGGGCGTCGGCAAAACCTATGCGATGTTGCAGGCCGCGCGCCGTCGTCATGACGAAGGCGCGGACGTGGTGGTCGGCATCGCCGAAACGCATGGCCGCACCGAAACCGCGGCGCTGCTCGACGGTCTCGACGTGCTGCCGCTCGCGCAGATCGAATATCGCGGCCGCAAGCTCGGCGAGTTCGATCTCGACGCCGCGCTCGCGCGCAAGCCGGCGCTGATTCTCGTCGATGAACTCGCGCATTCGAACGTGCAGGGCGCGCGGCATCTGAAGCGCTGGCAGGACGTGTATGAACTGCTCGACGCGGGTATCGACGTCTATACGACGGTCAACGTCCAGCACCTCGAAAGCCTGAACGACGTGGTCGGCCAGATCACCGGCATTCGTGTCTGGGAGACCGTGCCGGACCGCGTGTTCGATCGCGCCGACGAAGTCACGCTGGTCGACCTGCCCGCCGAGGAACTGCTCGACCGGATGCGCGACGGCAAGGTGTACATGCCGCAGCAGGCCGAGCGCGCGGTGCGCAACTTCTTCCGCAAAGGCAATCTGATCGCGCTGCGCGAGCTGGCGTTGCGCCGTACCGCGGATCGCGTCGATGCGCAAATGCACGAGTACCGCGCGGACCGTTCGATCCAGCGCATCTGGCAGGCGCGCGAGCGTTTGCTGGTGTGCGTCGGCCCCGGCCCGGAAGCACCGATGCTGGTGCGCGCGGCGGCGCGCCTCGCCGCGAGCCTGAAGGCCGACTGGATCGCCGTCTATGTGGAAACGCCGGCGCTGCAGCGTCTGCCCGACGCGCGTCGCGAACGCACGTTGAACGCGCTGAAGCTCGCCGCGGAACTCGGCGCCGAAACCGCGACGCTCGCGACCGCCGACGCGGCCGTCGCGTTGATCGGCTATGCGCAGGCGCGCAACGTGTCGAAGCTGGTGGCCGGCGCGTCGGCACGCACGGGCTTGAGACGCTGGCTGCGCCGGCCGCTCGGCGAACGGATCGCCGAGAAGGCGGCCGATCTCGATCTCACGCTGATTCGCGCGTCCTCCGAGCGCGACGGCGGCGAGCATCGCCATCTGTTGAACACCACGGCAAATGCATGGCGCGAGGCGCTGAGCGCGGCGCGCGAACGCCGCTCGCCGCCGCGCGCCTACGGCTTCGCGCTGTTGATCTGCGCGGCCATCACGCTGCTGGCGAGCCAGTTGATCGACCATATCGATCTGACCAATCTCGTCATGCTCTATCTGCTCGGCGTGATCTTCGCCGCCGTGAAGCTGGGGCGCGGGCCCGGCGTGGTGCTGTCGTTCATGAGCGTGGCCGCGTTCGATTTCTTCTTCGTGCCGCCGCGCATGTCGCTGTCGGTCTCCGATACGCAATATCTGCTGACCTTCTTCGGCATGCTGCTGACTTCGCTGGTGATCAGCCATCTCACTTCGAGTCTGCGCCGCGAGGCAAGCGTGGCGCGGCGTCGCGAACAGCGCACTGGCGCGATGTACGCCATGGCGCGCGAACTCGCCGCGGCGCTGACCACGGAACAGATCGTCGGTATCGGCAGCCGGCATGTGAGCGAGGTGTTCGGCGCGCGTGTCGCGATTCTGTTGCCGGACAGCGCCGATCAGGTGAAGCAGAAAATCGAGGATCCGGACGCGACGATCACGCTCGAAGGCGAATTGCTCGATAGCGACGTCGGCCAATGGGTCTACGACCAGCAGAAGCCGGCCGGCCACGGCACTGACACGCTGCCGGCCGCCGCCGCGCTCTACCTGCCACTCAAGGCGCCGATGCGCACGCGCGGCGTGCTCGCTGTGGTGATGCGCGACGAGGGCGAACTCGACGTGCCCGAGCAGCAGCGCATGCTCGACGCGTTCGCCGCGCAGATCGCGCTCGCGCTGGAGCGGGTGCATTACGTCGATATCGCGCGCGATGCGCTCGTCAACATGGAGTCGGAGCGCTTGCGCAACTCGTTGTTGTCGGCGATCTCGCACGATTTGCGCACGCCGTTGACGACCATCGTCGGCTTCTCGTCGATGCTCGCACAAGCGCCCGACGCGCAGCCCAACGGCGAGCTGGTCGAAGCGATTCACGAGGAAGCGCTGCGCATGACCGGCATCGTCACGAATCTGCTCGACATGGCGCGTCTGCAGGCGGGCAGTCTGCAACTGAACCAGCAATGGACGCTGCTCGAAGAGACGGTGGGCGCCGCGCTGCGGGCTTGCAAACGTGTGCTGACGAATCATCCGGTGCGGGTGAAACTGCCCGCCGACCTGCCGCTCTTGCACCTCGACGCCGTGCTGATGGAGCGCCTCTTCTCCAACCTGTTCGAGAACGCCGCGAAATACACCGCGCCGGCCACGCCGCTGACAATCGGCGCGCAGCGTCTCGACGCGGACGGCAAGTCGTTCGTGCGCGTGACCGTCGACGATAGCGGCCCGGGTCTGCCCGCCGGCATGGAAGCGCGCGTGTTCGAGAAATTCACGCGCGGCGAGAAGGAGTCGGCCAAGCCGGGCATCGGCCTGGGACTGGCGATCTGCCGCGCGATCGTGGAAGCGCACGGCGGTACAATCGGCGCGCTCAATCGCATGTCGGCGGACGGCCGTGTCGAGGGCGCGCGCTTCTGGTTCACGCTGCCGGTGGACACGCCGCCTGACGCGCCGGATGCACTGGAAAACGAAGGCGCCGATTCCTTGACCCACGCCGACACCGGCGGCGATTCAACTCTTAATCCGCTTTCCAAGCCTAGCCATGAGTGA
- the kdpE gene encoding two-component system response regulator KdpE produces the protein MSDPSITVVLIEDEKQIRRFVRTALEGEGIVVHDAETGKQGLVEAATRKPDLVIVDLGLPDTDGLDVIRELRGWSELPVIVLSARTQESEKVAALDAGADDYLTKPFGVSELLARIRAHMRRRNQGGANETPQVRFGTVTVDLALRQVSRDGAVVHLTPIEYRLLATLVRHAGRVLTHRQLLREVWGPSHVESHHYLRIYMAHLRGKLERDPAQPEHIITETGVGYRLVGAI, from the coding sequence ATGAGTGACCCGAGCATCACCGTCGTCCTGATCGAAGATGAAAAGCAGATTCGCCGCTTCGTGCGAACGGCGCTGGAAGGCGAGGGCATCGTCGTGCATGACGCCGAGACCGGCAAGCAGGGTCTCGTCGAAGCCGCGACGCGCAAGCCCGATCTGGTGATCGTCGATCTCGGCCTGCCCGACACCGACGGTCTCGACGTGATCCGCGAACTGCGCGGCTGGAGCGAGTTGCCGGTGATCGTGCTGTCGGCGCGTACCCAGGAAAGCGAAAAAGTCGCCGCGCTCGATGCCGGCGCGGACGATTACCTCACCAAGCCGTTCGGCGTGTCCGAGTTGCTGGCGCGGATTCGCGCGCATATGCGGCGCCGGAATCAGGGCGGCGCCAACGAAACACCGCAGGTGCGCTTCGGCACGGTGACCGTCGATCTGGCCTTGCGGCAGGTGAGCCGCGACGGCGCGGTGGTCCATCTGACGCCGATCGAGTACCGGCTGCTCGCGACGCTGGTGCGCCATGCCGGCCGCGTGCTGACGCATCGCCAATTGCTGCGCGAGGTGTGGGGGCCGTCGCATGTCGAGAGCCATCACTATTTGCGCATCTATATGGCGCATCTGCGCGGCAAGCTGGAGCGCGACCCGGCGCAACCGGAGCACATCATCACGGAAACGGGTGTCGGATACCGGCTGGTGGGCGCGATTTGA